The genomic DNA CAAGCCTACAACTTTATTTACTGTTATATTATTTCCATCTTCAATATCATGTGGATGTGGTTAAGAATAAAAGTTCTGCAATTGCAATAGTCCTTTATTTTCAAATGATGATATTTTCGGTCTTGCATAAATAAGCTTACTCTAACAAGTCTCCAATGAAGGTTTCCAAACTTTTTGAACCTTCAAGTCTTAACCACACAACCTTGAACGTGATACCAATTCAGAGGAAAGATGTTCAGCCATCGTATGATGAACCCATGGATGCAAAAAAGTTCTAGGTCAAGGCAAAGACGAACAAACCACCATTACTAACATTAGCACTACTAATTGTTCTGCAATGCTGGTTTAATTACAGACAGCCTTATATTAGTTTATAATGAAATACAAATATGTCTATCTGATATCAGATTTACCTTTAAAACCTTGCTCGAATCAACTCCTACTCTACATAAATCTCAGTGGAAGATAACCAATATTTCTGGGAACCTTCCTATGACGAGCCATAAGCTTGAAGTGGTACGATTTCAAAGGAAAAATTGTTCAGCTAGACAACGTGTTGGATCAACATAGAAAGTAGTCTAAACCTCGGTACCAATTAGAAAGTCTCAAGGCAAAATTGTGCAAGATTTGACAAGTACCTGAACCACAGGCTCGCGAGACTTCCCCTGGACAGCCTCCTCCAGCTTCTTGTTATCGACCTGATCAATCAACACAAGAAAGATGAGATCTGCCCCCTCCTATTCGCGCAGATCGAGAGATGGCAAGAGCGAAAGAAACGGTGCTCACCAGCAGCACGGCGGATCGGGGAAAGTATCGGAAGATGTGGTCCCCGACGCGTTTGGCGACGGGCGGGAGGTCGGCGTCGTCGCGGCGCGGGTTGGCGTGGTAGTAcccgacgacggcgaggccaTCGCCCTGGATTGCAAAGTGGTCCTCCACTAGGGTGAGCGCGAGCTCAAGCGTGGGGAGCAGCGGCAGGTGCTGCGGGTGGTGGGACAGCGGCACGGCGTCGACGACGGAGACGACGGCTGGGGTGGAGGAGGGCTCGACGAGGCGGCCCACGAGGAGGCCGTTGACGGGGGCGGACGGGTGCTTGAGCGCGTGCAGTGCGAGCTTGACGTACGCCGCCTGCGCCACCTCGTACCGGCACTCCGcgcccatctccgccgccgcagctgctgaTTCTCGGAGATGGATTTCTTGGTTTGGATCCCGGTGCTGGTTTTGCTGGCTGGGACTCGAGTTGAGATCTGATTTGAGGGAGATACCAGATTTGCTCGGGTCCCACCGAGGCTCAGGTTGAACAGTCCGTAGCCGCCCGATTGGAATTTGCACGATGAGGATggttcaaaggaaaagaaaaaaaaaaactattctcCCTTCACAACGAGAGTAGCTGTCTATCTTCTATCTATACAGTAAAGAATTGagacatcaaaagaaaaatagagataATTGATATTACCCCTCATGAAGTGCCTATTGTTCACTGTTCAAGTGTCCCCTACAGAAGATTAGGACGGGGGAGATTCATTTTGTAATCCCCCGTTCTAAATCCCGCCCACACCTATTTTTTTACACTGCGCCTTTTTTTCTACCCGCCAGCAACCGCGTGGTGGTGTGTATGGAAACTAATAACTACCCGCTAGCTACCGTGTGATTTTTCAATCAATTGTTTCCTTCCGGATCCCCTAATCACGAATTTTTGAATTTCCCGTttcttttttgaatttttttgaatTGTTTCCTCAACACGCGTTTCTTTTCTATCATCGTTGTACCTATATAAATTTATACTGATATGGCCTCGTGTTCAGGAAGCCATGATCAATGTATTGTTTTTGCTGCACGGCTTGTTGGCAACACACAAGGTTGTCAGGTCTACATTACCAGGCCGTGAGACGTAGGTGAGTATATGGAACATAGTTTGTCTAATCCGCGCATGCTTCACATATTTTCTCTAACCCGCGTCGTCATCGCAGATTTGTTACAATAAGCAATCAAATTTTGTTTTAGGACATTACGAACACCACATCTCGCCATGCACCTCGCAGCAGTAAGAGGCAATTTGACGATTCCAACAATAATGGTATTAAGATGAAACTTGTTTTACATTTCTCTTTATGTTTATGTGGTTGAGCTTGTTTGTTTCGTTTAAGATGCAGGCAGTGATGCTATATCTGAGGTGGAACTTAAATGGTAAAAATGACGTGAGAGCAATGCAAACTTGCCAGCTGAGGTGAGAGCTGAGATGAATGCAAAGCGGAGGCAAGATTATGCACTAAAAAAGCTAAGAAACTGCCAGCAGCTATAAATGCTCGTGGAGATCTTCCACATCAGGGTTCTCATCACGGCAGTCTGTAGCAATATGTAGTGATTACACCAGAAGCCGGTTTGACAAAACGAACATGGAATCCTAGTATAATCTATAGTGTTTACATTTCTTAATCACGTATAATTGCTTAAATCTTGGAATTTCATAATTGCAGGTTGTCCTGTTGTTTCCAGATTGGCAAACGCAACTCCTTCCAGAGCTGCGCAATCGTTGATCAATCAACCAATTGTTTCCTTTCCAGAGCCCCTCAATCACTACTGTATCTGGATTGGCAAACCCAACTCTTGATCTAGGTTGTGTGCCAACTCCTGATCCAGGTTCTGTATTTTCAAGACTTTTTATGTATTCCATTCTTGTTTGTAAATTGTTTGTCTATCTGTAGTCACAATATCTACTGGAACACCGTTCTGAGGTTACTTTTTCCGATGTGCTTTTTTCTTGCAAACACCTGGGTACACTTTGTTTAATCGCGTATAATCTTGGAATTTCGTAATTGCAGGTTGTCCTGCTGTTTCCGGATTGCCAAACGCAACTCTTTCCAGAGCTGCTCAATCGttgatcaatcaatcaattcTTTCCTTACAGAGCCCCTCAATCACTGCTGTTTCTGGATTGGCAAACCCAACTCCTTATCCAGGTTGTGTAAATTCCATTCTTCTTTGTAAATTGTTTGTCTATCTGTAGTCGAAATGTCTATTGGAACACCGTTCTCAGGTTATTTTTTTTCGATGTCTGTTTTTCGTGCAAACACCTAGGTGTGCTTTGTTCTATTTTATGTCAAGTATTTTGGTTGAAGGTAACTGAGAGGCCCTTGTTTGGTTTTGGTAATTGAGTGACAACCTAGGTGAACTAATATGTGTTTAAGTGACATGCACAGGTGATTAGTCCACAGGAAATTATATGATGAAGGAGCTCATTGCATATGAGACATGACATTGAGTCATGTGACTATGTGGAGAAGATCAAGACAAGACTTGGCTTGATGGACCGGTTGCAAGTGTGAAGGGAAAGTCGGAGGCCTTGAAGCACTGGACCACGTGGCAGGATGCTTGGGGAAAGACTTGGCCCCGATGGACCAATGCAACGGTGAAGAGCGAGTGAGGTCAAGATCGATGAACCAATAAGGTCACGTGATGATATGAAGTGGATCGTATCATTTGTGATATGGTTGGTGCATGTGTTGCATCAACATTTGAGGAGATAAAATGGAATGCGCAAGGCAAAGGTATATTTATAGGGCATTTTATTTCACCGGTCATAGGTGTGTAGAGAAGTTTATGATCGGGTTTAGGATAGAtggccgtactatcaagaggggcaAACTTGTTTGCATATCGGTCATCTAGTGCCACTTGAGCAATCTAACATTGCGATGTTGCTAGGATCGAGTGGTGTGGTGAGAACAAGTGAAAACCCTTTGAAAAATGTTTGTGAAAATGCTAACTCTCTCGCACATAAGGTGGTACACTTGTGGAGTTGGCACATTTGCAAAGGGGTTGAAGAAATGGTTGATGGTTATGGCTTGTGGTGGATCTTGGATTGCATTTCTGCTTTGATCCAATGAATTTGGAGTCATGCATTCAGTTAGGATGTGTAGCCCTCTGAATGAGCTTTCCATAGAGTCCAAGATCACCTATTTTGGATATCGGAGCTAAAAGTTATAGCCGTTTTACCGAGCCTCTGTTGTGCTGAAAATAAACCTGCGGACGGTCCGACCCTGGGGTGGCGGACGGTTCGATAAACTAGATAGAGACGTGTTTTTCGGAGGTAGAGGCTGCTTTTATGAAGCGGACGGTCTACCCTTGGGGTGGCAGACAGTCCGCAGTTCAAAAAACGAGCCAAAAAGTGTTTTCCGCAGATGGTCTGTGTAGGGCGGACGGTCCGGCCCTTATATGGCGGACGGTCTGTCAGTCTCCAGTTTGCACGTGTTTGAACCTAATGGCTAGTTTTGTAGAATGGCGATCGGTCCGCCCTTGGACCCCGGACGGTCCGGGAGAGCCGTTATAGctcgggaaaaaggaaaaaacggCTAGTTTGTCCCCTCCGTCTATATATAGAGGGGTGTCCGACCCTTGGAGATGGTTGAGCACCTTGGGGATGTGTTTCCCTTGGTTGTGCTTGACTTGGGAGCCCTCTAACTCACTTGTGCTTGCAAGAGTGAATCGATTGCAAGTGAGTGGGATTCTAGTGTGTTGCTTTGAGAGATAGCATTGAGTGGCACTAGGTGTTTATGTTGCAAGCTGGTGgtgcttgttactcttggaggttgccaCCTCCTAGACAGCTTGGAGCTTGTGGAGCCGTTGAGCACTTCAAGGAGATTGTGAAGTTGCTCCGGCTATTCTTGTGCAAGGTTTTGTGCTCACCTCAT from Setaria italica strain Yugu1 chromosome VII, Setaria_italica_v2.0, whole genome shotgun sequence includes the following:
- the LOC101764250 gene encoding ER membrane protein complex subunit 8/9 homolog, translated to MGAECRYEVAQAAYVKLALHALKHPSAPVNGLLVGRLVEPSSTPAVVSVVDAVPLSHHPQHLPLLPTLELALTLVEDHFAIQGDGLAVVGYYHANPRRDDADLPPVAKRVGDHIFRYFPRSAVLLVDNKKLEEAVQGKSREPVVQLYTRDSSKSWRQAGSDGSSQLALKEPSSNVVLADHVTTKKWEKLADFDDHLDDISNDWLNPGLLD